tcggcccgggccgggccccccTCGGCTGCCTTGGAGGGGCTGTTTACATGCCCCGGTGACCACGCGGAGGCTGCGAAGGCCGTTTCCCTGGCTGCAATCCTCCATCTCGCCAGCTGCTTATCTTGCTGTGTCTGCCTGTCTACGGGGCCGACGGGACGAGCGCCTGCGCCGAGGTCCGGCGCCACGCCTGGTTCCCAGGGATGTCCGAATCCCCGGCAGCGATCCCTGGGCTGGtagcccttctccctgccccgaCCCGGCACACCCTGGCACGAGGAGAGGAGCTTGGCAGCCTCCCCGTGCCACGTGTGTGTTGGGAAGGCAGCATGCCCCGCAGCTGGGGGACGGGAGGAGGGAGGCGGGGAGGTGCCATGGCTGTGGAGCATCCTGCAGAGCATCCCGCGTGGGGCCCGCACAGTCCCTCGCTGCCCCGTGGGACCGGGCGGGATGACACGGGTGGGGCCGCGGCATATCTCTCTGGGCGCCAAGGCACTGCCGGCCGCCGCGGGGGAGCCGCTGGGTGCCAGGGGGTGACGCACCCCGGGTGGCACGCTGTCCTGGCCGGGCTCCGCGCCTGCCGCTATTAGCTCATCCCCTGAGTGACAGGCACATCGGTGCTGCGCTGGGAGGACGGGGCAGCCGGGGCAAGGGGGCAGCCCAGGCGGGGATGCGGGGAAGCTGCGGGCAATGTGGCGGTGGGTCTGGACGTGCTGTGGGTCTGTGCTCAGCGGCTTTTGGCTGTCACATCTCTGTCCCCTTGCCGGCGTGCCGGAGCGTGCCAGGGACGAGCGGCAGGCGCCGGTGGCTGGCACGGgcagctgctccccagggagcggggccgggagctGCCGGCAGCGCAGGGATGTCGGGAGCGGGCGGCTGGGCTGCCTTATCGGGTTTCTGTCTCCCTGGTGATGGGGCCAGTGGGATGCCGGCCTCCTCCCTGGCCCGGCTTCCCAGCCAGCACGGGAAACAGTGGCAGCGGGGTGCGCAGGCGACTTGGGGTTGGGGGGAGAGGAGCTGCGACCTGGTGCTGACTCTGCAAGGCTGTGTGGAGGGGTGATGCCGGGCTTCTCCCTGGGACcccaggccaggcaggggccgcGGGGGGGTCCCGCCACGCTGACGCCTGCTCCCATGTCTCCCCGCAGAGCCTGAGGCCCTGGTGAACGGTGGCCGCCAGCCGTCAGAGCGTGGGTGTCCCAGCCACAGCTCCCTTGTCAGCTCCATTGAGAAGGACCTACAGGACATCATGGACTCACTGGTGCTAGAGGAGCCGGCATCCCCCGGCGGCAAGAagccgcccgcccgcggccggtcccccctctcccccatgGTGAACGGGGGTGGGCGCTGcctcctgtcccccccacccagccccgggGCCACCTCGGGAGGCTCCAGCTACGAGAActtctcccccctctcctccccggccAGCAGCGGTGGCTACACCAGCCCCTCgcccagcagccaggagcagggtccGGCCATGCCCCCCCTCGTCCCACTCCGCTCCTCCAGCTACAACCACGCTGTGCAGCCACCCGCCCAGCGCCCGCACCCCACACCCGGCGGGGGTCCCGGTGAGCCTTGGCCGGCCGAGAGGCTCGGGGACAGCCAGACAGGCAGCCCCCGGCTGACCCCCAGGGTGGCACCGCAGCCGCGGGCAGCCCTGCAGGAGcggccccccagccccttccGGGAGCTGCGGGACCCCCTGGCCCCCAGCCGGCAGCCTGCTGGCCGGGCGGTCCCAGAGGCCCGTCTGCAGCCCCCCGAGAGCCCGCGGGCAGCCCGGAGGAACGTGGAGAGCATGCGGGAGCTGCCCCCCCTGAGCCCCTCCTTGTCACGCCGGGCTGtcagcccccgggcagcccccgacgccccctccccgcagccccgtcTGGGCAGGGAGGTGCTCGGCAGCCCCCGTGCCAGGCGcaaggggctggaggagccgagGGTCGCTGGGAGCCCCTCGCCCCCGCTGCCAGCGGAGACCCCCCAGCGCCGCCCCAGCTTCGGCGCCAGCCTGAGCCCGGCATACGGGCTGGGCTCCCCGGCCGTGCCCTCGCCCCGGCAGAGCCCCCGCGCCCCCAGGAAGCCCTTGGGGGACCCACGGCCACCAGCGGGGCCGCGGGAACGCAAGAACAGCATCACTGAGATCAGCGACAACGAGGACGAGCTGCTGGAGTACCACCGGCGTCAGCGGCAGGAGCGGGTGCGGGAGCAGGAGATGGAGCGCCTGGTgagccctggggctggcagggcacaGGGATGTGTTTGAGTGTGGGACGCCCTCTTTGCAAACACCTTTTGGCTTTTGCTGCTTTAAAACCTGGCCCTTGCCTCTCAGGGATTTGTCACAGCTGCCAGGCTGCCGGCTTATCTGGGGGGGGATTACAGCCAGGGGCGGCCATTGATGCACGGCAGCTCTCCAGGAGCACAAAGCCCCCTGGCtcgcagcagcctggggaaacccgCGGGGTCGGCATGGCTACGGGGGCTGCTGGCTGAAATTGTGGTGCCCCTGGCTTGGCAAAACCATGCACGTCTGGTCCAGCCCCACCAGGGCCATGTCTGCCAGCAATGGTGCTGTGCCTTTGTGGGCACTGCGTCTATATTTAGGGTAGATGGAGTTTTTATAgagccagcagctgcctgggtgGGGTTTGCCCTGTGCATCTGCTGGTCCTGGGGGCTGTGCTGCCGGAGCCCTGTTTGCTCAGCCCTGACTCACGCCTGGTGCGGGCAGCCTGAGTCACTGCCTGGAAATAGCGGAGGCACTCGGCGGCCGGTGCTGCCGCCTGTAATTAGTCCGTCTCCAGCTCCGGCACATTGCGTGCGTGGCTCCGGCGTGGGGTCGGGGCAGGCTGCATCGGGCTTTGCAATGTCCTCAGCCTATCCCAGCGTGCAGGCAGGGCAAGGAGTGAGCCCGCATCCCGGTGCCTGCCATCGGCACGGGGTCCTGCAGGCTCTCTGGCAGCGGCGCGTGCCGGGATGGGTGTCAGGCTGACTGTTCTTCCCCACAGGAGCGGCAGCGCCTGGAGACCATCCTGAACCTCTGTGCCGAGTACACCAAGACAGACGGCACCGAGCCGGGCGACGTGCACCGACTCCTGGCTGGTGACGCGGATGCTGGCCGGCGGGTGCCCAGGGGTGCTGTGGCTCTGGGCCGTGCTGCTGAGGAACTGCGGCAGAGGGAGAGCCTGGAGAGGTCAGACGAGGAGAACCTGAAGGAGGAGTGCAGCAGCACTGAGAGCACCCACCACGAGGTGAGGGGACGGTCGTGCCGCGCCATGCCGCGCCATGCCATGCTGCGCCGTGCCAACCTGCCCTCTCTGCAGCACGAGGAGCTGGCGGGCCCGCGGGCCAAGGAGGCACAGCGGCTGGAGGAGGAGCGTGCCGGCGTGCTCGGCCGCTTGGACCAGCTGAAGGGCCGCATCaaggagctggagcagcagctgcaggagacgTCGCGAGAGGTGAGGGGATGGGGAGCCCTGCCGGCTCCCCCACTGCTCGCTGCCCTTGCCAGCCAGCGCCCGATCCCATGGGCATGAGCCGGATCCAGCCAGGGCAGCCATCGTGATGTGGCCATGCCCGTCCAGGCGGAGATGGAGCGGGCGCTGCTGCAGGGTGAGCGGGAGGCGGAGGCAGCACGGCTGCGGCAGGAGCAGGAGGCggtgcagcagctgcaggagaagctCTCCAGCCTGGACGCCAGCATCCGGAAGGAGCGGGACAAGGTGAGCTCCGGGGCAGGGCTCTGCCCCGGCACCGGCTGTGCCGTGCCCTCCCCGGTGCTTGCAGCCGGTGCCCCATGCTGCGGCGTTCCCTTGCGGACACATTCTCCTCTCCTGTCCCTGCGCTCTGTGGAGGCATCGAGGAGCATCCCCTCTGGGTTTGCATCGTGGCGGGGGAATCTGTCCGTCTGTCTGCCTGGGACTGGTCTAACAGCCCTGCCAGAGGAGGGCAGGGCTGATGCCGGGGGTGTGTTTAGGCCGCCGTCTGTTGTGCCAGCAGGGTCTTGCAGGGAGGCTCTGTGGCATGGGGCTTTCCCGGatggctgctgcctgcagtggGCAGCACCGACCTGGAGTGGGGGCCTCAGCACTCCCCATTGCCTGCCCTTGCTGGGGGGCTGTGTCTCGTGGTGAgtccccctgctctgctgcccctTGGGGCATCTTCACACGTGGTGGTGGCCACCACTGTAGCGTTCAGCTTGCTGGAGGTGGCTGGGAAATCTCTGTGGATGTTTCACTGGGCTCGGTGGCTGAGGAGGGGGTCCTGGCCCCCTTCCCCTGGAGTTGTCTTTGGTGCAGTTGCTGCCACGATCTGCCAGCCGTGTCTGAAGGCACCTGTGCCACTGCATGCATGGCATGCTCGTCCCGGCTGCTGGTTGCTGGCCATGCTGCAGCCTTGTGGGCAGCGTGGAACAGCCTTGAGTGAGCTGCTCTGTGGCAGGAGGGCAGCCGAGATCTGGCTCCCAGCTGCCCAAGGCCGGTGTACCAGCACAGCCTATGCCTGGGTCCCACTGGTGGCTCTGTGCCACCATGATGCAGCTCCGGCGTCCCTGGGGGTCTGGCTCGCCCCATGGATGGAGGTGCCTGGGCCGTTCAGTTGCCTGTGGCCGGGCAGAGCTGCCTTCGGCAGCTGCCAGCAGTGCCCCTGTGGTGTCTGggatttttgttctggttttggtctTCCAGCCCTTTGCAGGCATCTTCTCTAGCCAGGTGCTCGTGCAGAGCCAGGAGAGGAGCACAGGGAAATCCCCCTCCCAAACTCTCCGCTGACCTAACCACCTGCTTTCCTAACCAGCCTGTGCTAATTGCACTAACGGTGCCTGCTCTGAAGTCTGCCATCACCTCTGACATCTCTGCATAGCTGGAAGCCTCCTGGGCACCCTGCAGCGCCTGTACCAGTTGTGCCAGCCCTGTTTCCCCGCTGGCGTGTCCGCCCCATATCCCTTTTCATGGATGCCCCATGTCTCCATGCTGCCACACCATGGAACAGGGTTTCTTGCAGCGTGCGTTTCCCAATGCCTAACCCCCGTACGGTGCTGCCAGACCTGCAGGAGGTGATTCCCTGTGCCAGCCCCGTGTTACTGGCCTCCATCATACTGCTCCTGTGGCCGTGGGGGGGAGGGTTGGGGACCCTTCTCCCTCTGCCCGAGGCCAGGAGCAAGTGTCTGCTCTGCCGCTAACTTGGCATAGCCTGAGCATCTCCGGCAGCAGGGTTGGACCTCGGTCTCCCATTTTCACTGCCATCCTGCAGGCAACCCTCTTCTTCCGATGGATGGGGGTGGTCCATGGTCCCTCAGCCTGCGTATGGGACCTGCTGTGCTTAATTGGCAGCATCCCAGATGGTGAGCATCAATTAACACAGCTAGTTAGTGGTTGTTTAGAAGGTCTGTGTGGTGCAGCCATTTGCAGGGATGACTTTATCCGTGCTGTCAGCATTGATCTTTTCACTGCCCCTAAGTGGGCTTTCAGCATGGAAACATGAGGCTGAGGTCCAGGGCTGGCCATAACTCCTCTAACACTGCCCAGCCTGGATCCCCATGGTTGTTGCTCTCTCGACTGCTCTGTAGATGCCGTGATGCTCCTCCCTGCGAGCCTGCTCTTTTTCCAGCTGAGTCCCTCTATAACTCTGCAGCTTCTGCATGGCGTGGATTTGAGaagtgtgttttctctctctcccccccctttctcttttttttttttttgtctcattctCCCTCGATTCAGGAAAGGGCAAAGGTTGATGCTGAAAGGAAGGAGCTAGAGCAACTCCGGGCGCTTTACCATGAGTCGAAGAGCCACCTTGATAAGTGCCCTGAGTCAATGCGGGAGCAGTTGCGGGAGCAGATGCGAAGGGTCAgtgtcttccccccacccctcccggACCATGGCCCACCTCCCTCCGCTCCAGCTTAGGCCAGCTCTTCCCCGCCAGCCGGGGCCGCACTGGGAGCGTCACACCTGGGCTGGAGGCGGCTGGCGCCGGGCACCGCTGTCCTGGTAAGCTTGCCGCTCGCCCGGGCCCGGGGCGCGGTGCTGGCTCGGCAGAGCGCGGGGCTGCCCCCCGCCGTGGAGCTGCTGTGCTCCTCTGGACCAGGCAGGGCATGAGCACGGATCCTGCCCTGCAAAGGCTGGGGAGTCTCGGGGACCGCTGGGTCCCCATCTGTCTGCTTCCAGCTATTTCCTGAGAGCGTTTATTTACATGGTGCCGTCGGTTTACATTACTGCTGGTCTGCAGCATTTTTTCCCATTATCTGGTATTTTCTGGTGGCGCTGACCTTCCCCAGCCCGTGGCCGGCGCCTACCCAGCCCTCACCGCGCAGATAAACCCGCCTTGCCAcagcctgctcagagcagggaccCCCACGTTGGATGCGGGTCCCGgtgtgcagcaggcagggatggcgATGGGGTGGTCTCGGTGCGTGGGAGCCCTCGGTAGCCACCATGCTGAtggtgccgtgccatgccatgagAGCAACGGCCGCCCTGCTCCCAGAGCAGGGTGGAATGCATCACCACAGGGAGAGCGGTGCAATTGCTGCCAGGGCAGCACCGGCAGACCCTGAGCTGAGCGCTACCGTGTGCTGTCGGCGCTTGAAGGCTGGGAGGACGCGCAGGCGTTTGTCTGGCACGGTGCTGGTCTGTGGGGGCTCTGCTGCCCATCAGCTTGGTGACGTGGGGCTGCGTGTTGGTGGTTACACCAGCACATGGTGTTTTGCCACCCGGCAGGGCACGGCACCGGCCCAGACCCAGTTCAAGAGGGGCGGCTAGTCTCCAAGGGGTGGGTGAAGCCCCCCGGCTGCAGCAAGCTCATCGTCTCATGGGGGTGACGGCTCTGACCTGGCCAGTGCCTAGTGCTTCCATCGCCTTCTCCAGCCAGGCAGAGGTTGCTGCTGTCTCCCATGTTGCTGGTGccaagcagcagggaaagccGCCTGCCTGTCCACACCGGGCACTGGGGACAGGCTTTGCCATGGGTTCCTGTTCCCGGCCAGCACCAGCAGGATGTGGGGGCACAGCAGGAGATTTCTCTGCGGGAGACCTGCCAGCGGGATGCGGAGGTGTCCGTCCAGAGGGGGTGATCTTCTGTGCCCTTGTGTGTCCGAAGGAGGCCGAGGCGCTGGAGATGGAGGCCAAGCTGTTTGAGGACCTGGAGTTCCAGCAGCTGGAACGGGAGAGCCACCTCGAGGAGGAGCGCGAAGCACggggccagcagctcctgcagagccGGGCCGAGTGCCACCGCAGCATTGCCCGCAGGAAGGTAGGGGCAGACGGGGGGCAGCGAGTCCGGCATGGCCAGGCTGCACCCCATGGCCCCGGCTGAGCCCCATGGCTCGCTGGTAGCCAGTTcatccctgctgcctcctcctcaggAGCGGGTGGCTGCGCTGGATGCCCAGGCTGCCCAGATCCGGCTGCAGAGCGCCCAGGAGGCTGAGCGCCTGGCCAGGGAGAGGAACAGcgtcctgcagctcctgcagaaggTAATGCAGCAGTAGCGGGGACGACATGCACTCCCCAACCCTGGGGGTGTCCAAGGCAGGGGACAAGATCGCACCGGCTCTTGCTGGGGTGCTGGCAATTGGGGTGAGCCTGGAGGGGACCGGCCATGGGGTGCCAGTAACCATCAGCTGCCTCTGCTCTTGCTGTCGCCCCTGGCTCAGGAGAAGGAGAAGCTTGTGTCTCTGGAGAGGCGATACCAGCTCGTCACAGGCGGCAGGAGCTTCCCCAAAATGTCCTCAGCTCTCAGAGAGGTAAGCAGGGAGAGACAGGGTACGGTCCCTAgggctgctctcctgctgccccGAGCCACTGTCGCCAGCAGGGATGAGCCTGGTACACGGCAAGCTCTGCTCTGCAGTGGCTCCTGTGCTCCCAGGTGCCTTCTGGCCGGAGCTGGGTGCTCCTGTCTGCTCAGAGCCTCTCCATGGGCTGGAGAGACCATCGCCAGGttgggcgggagggagggaaatgCAACAGAGCCAGGCTTGGGAGCAACAACATCTCCCCTGCCGGGCTGCCCAGATGCTGCAGGAGCCTTTTAGCAGGCGGCTCGGCGAGGGCTGCGAGTGCCCACGAGGGAAGGGATCGGCCCGGCTGCTGAGCATCTGGGGCAGGCACTGCCTGGGGTCCCGTCCCTGCCAGAGAGCAAGCATGGGGCTGTCTTGGTGCCAGTACAGGGGGACTCCTTCCAGTTCATGTCCGGAGGCTTTTAGGTGGGAGTGGGTCACCCCGTTGCCCTGATCGTGCCTCTGAACGGAGAGCCAGAGCCACGGTGTCCTCGGGGACCGCAGTGCCACCCAACCCgctgctggggagaggggtgGGATGGCAGAGTCCCCTTGCACCTGCCCGCAGtggggctcctgctgctgccaccttGCTGCCTGTGCCCGCCTTGCCTACATGATCTTTACCCTCCAACAGGAGACCCTCCATATCTCAGAGCCTTATGAGCTGTTGGAGGGAACTAAGCCCCTGAGTCCCCcgccagcagcagctgcctccttAGCTTCTCCTGCCACCCGCTCCTACCCCAAGGCACAAGAGGTAACGGGACTAACTGCACGTACTTGCTCGCTTGTCCCCTCCTTGGCCGAGCCGCCGTCAGACCCCTTACGTGGACTAACGTCGCCTTCGGGCAGCAGGGCATCCCCACAGCAGTGTGCTGCGATGGCATGGCTGGAGCATCTGTCATTTAGCTCTCCAGCAGCTGCGCTCATTAACACTCAGACCCTGATTTCAGGCGCTCTCCTGAGCCTGCTGGGCATCCCGGCTCCCACTGCTGCCCTCAGTTTTAACCCCAGCATGGTGCCGTTCAGCACAGGCATCCCTGCGCTTCCCCCTTGCCTGCCACTTACCTGCTGGCTGGGCCCCTCCTGACAGCATCCTTTAGGGTCCTGAGAGCAAATCCCCAGCTTTAGCATGTTTGGTTCAGAAAGGGTTGAGGAAGTGGATTTTAAGCTGGCTCGGAGCAGCTCGAGGTGCCTCATCAGGTGCTGTCGCAATTGGGAGGACTTGTGGCCGGGGACCCTTGCGGGACCCTGAGATCTGGGTGATGGGAACGGCTGAAGGCGGCTGGGACTgcggcagggcaggctgcagccctccATCCCCAGCCTGCACCCAGCAAAGCCATACCTAAGGCAGGAGCAAAGCGGCACGCTGGGACGCTCAGCCTAGCTGGGGCACCCCGCTCCCCGCACGGTGCCGTGCACCGGGGCAGCCGGAGGCAGGGAGGGCAACACggcagggaagggctgggcaGGTGGCAGTGGGGCACGTGGGCGGGGGGAGATTTGCTCCCACTTTGCAGTCAGCACCATGATGCCAGCGCATGCGTCTaactctcctccttctcctccgccGTGGATTTCTAGGAGTACATGAGGCTGTCTGACGTTTTCAGGTTCTGCAGCAATGCGCACGGCCCCAGCCTGGACACTAAAgcttctgctgctgcccctgctgccACTCAGCGCTCTTTCTTGCTTGCTGTACCTCCCACAGCCGATGAGGTACCCGCTCCAGAGCATGCTCGGGTTTGCTCCCTTGGGTCGCCCACCGCATCCCAGGCAGCGAGGATGCTGCAGACCATGTGGCTTCCCCGTGTGCCCTGGTGCTCAGAGCCCACCTCTCTCTTTGGGCTGGGGGACTTGtctggctgcagctgagcagggagcagaggctggAGCTGCCCAGTCTCCTCGCTGGGGAGTGCTTCTCGCCTGCTCTGGATGGGCTTTGCCCTCTGGGGCggcagcagtggggcaggggagcagAGCGGGCGCCCAGCAGGGCGGGAGGGTGGCCGTTTGCCTGTTGGACCCCTTCCTGGCCACCGGTCCCAGGCAAGGAGGACGCAGAGCAGGGGGGGGACCTGACTCGGTGCCCAGCTCCGGGGCAGTGGGCAGCACCAGCTGCCCTTCTTCCTGGGGACATGGCACCCTCCTTTAGGGGCTGGAGCCGCCTGCTCGTTCCCCTGTGCCTGCTTGCCCTTGCTTGGAGCCCCTTCTCCCAGTTTAATCTGCTTCTTTCTGCCCAGTACGTGACCGTTGAGCAGCTCTCGGGCATCCTGGGCAGCCTCCGTGCCCCTGCCGCTTCCCCGCTGGGCTGTGCCCCTCCGGCTCCTTCATCCTCAGGCtgcgctgctcctcctcctcctcttccgtctctctcttctccctccatctCTGCAGAGGTTCGTGTCCTGGTCCCCTCCCTCTGCCCTTGCGCTCTCCTGGGGAGGTGATGGGGATGCATGGGAAGGGGTGAGCTGCAGAAGAGGCCAAGCGGCAGCTCGGGCTCTTGCCAGCCCACACCCCCCTCGCTGCCCTGCCCGCTGCTCCACTGCCTGgcaccctgctgcctgcctgaGCCCTGCCCATCCCGtggtgcagggcaggggggctcTGTGCCTTCCAAGTGGTTGTGTCGGCTCTCGCTGGCCCCACGAGCAGCAGGGGGGTCCTGGAGCTGTCGGGACTCGGCCAAGGAGTGCCTGGGGTCCCTGGTGGTCTGCAGGTCCCGGGGCTGGGCTGGATGGTGCAGGAAcaggcagggatgctctgctCTCTCTCACTCTGCGTGTCTGTCCCTCTCGCTGCATCTCACCCTCCCTCCTTTCTTACGAGGCATCTCTCTCCAgatggagcagcagctgctggggggCCCCGTGTGGCTCCCGGCTCTTGATTTAGAGAAGTGGTACCAGGAGGTCATGGCTGGCTTTgagacctcctcctcctctgtctctcctccttcttcccctcctccgcTTCCAGCTAAAGCTCACTCCTGTCACAAGCCTCTCCAGGTAATCCCGGCTCCCTGCCTCTGGGGCTGAGGCTTTGGGGCTGCCAGCCGCAGTGGGAGCAGGGCAGCGCGGGGATGTTCCCACCAACTCTGCACCCTGGGCTCTGCCAGGCACCCAGGTGCcgcagcaggcaggggcagagccGACCGGCGGCAGGCAGCATGCCTGGGGCGGGCAGCCACTGCCTCCTcttgcctgcacccctgccaaGACAGGCACTGGggcagggtttggggaggggaTGCTCAGCCCTGCCAACGGCTGAGCCATCCATCCAGGGACGGCTTTTGCGGCCCCCCCCGTGCTCCTCTCACCTCCCTGTCTCTGTGCCCAGGTCTATCGTGCCAAAACAGAGAGTGATGTCAGTGCCCTCGCCCCTCGGATGAAGAGCGGGACCCCCTCATCCTCACAGCTCAACCTCTCTGTGCTGGGACGCAGCCCCTCGCCTAAGGTACGTCTGCCAGCGGGGAGCCGGGTGTCACACAGCCCCGGGCACCCCGGTCGCGACTCCTGAGCACCCGGTGCcagtccctgtccccgtccccacagcTGACTGCCTGTCGTCCTGCCCAGGGCCCCCCAAGC
This genomic window from Accipiter gentilis chromosome 5, bAccGen1.1, whole genome shotgun sequence contains:
- the PHLDB1 gene encoding pleckstrin homology-like domain family B member 1 isoform X2 translates to MGTLPRTVPLGARARTRWQQPVPENARHLQVGTMEASGRTPASPTRRVQTIIQNSPLDLIDTGKGLKVQTEKPHLVSLGSGRLSTAITLLPLEEGRTTIGTAARDIVLQGPGLAPQHCYIENVRGTLTLHPCGNACAIDGVPLRRPTRLTQGCTICLGQATFLRFNHPAEAKWMKSMIPAGGRSPAALYGLPAKPEALVNGGRQPSERGCPSHSSLVSSIEKDLQDIMDSLVLEEPASPGGKKPPARGRSPLSPMVNGGGRCLLSPPPSPGATSGGSSYENFSPLSSPASSGGYTSPSPSSQEQGPAMPPLVPLRSSSYNHAVQPPAQRPHPTPGGGPGEPWPAERLGDSQTGSPRLTPRVAPQPRAALQERPPSPFRELRDPLAPSRQPAGRAVPEARLQPPESPRAARRNVESMRELPPLSPSLSRRAVSPRAAPDAPSPQPRLGREVLGSPRARRKGLEEPRVAGSPSPPLPAETPQRRPSFGASLSPAYGLGSPAVPSPRQSPRAPRKPLGDPRPPAGPRERKNSITEISDNEDELLEYHRRQRQERVREQEMERLERQRLETILNLCAEYTKTDGTEPGDVHRLLAGDADAGRRVPRGAVALGRAAEELRQRESLERSDEENLKEECSSTESTHHEHEELAGPRAKEAQRLEEERAGVLGRLDQLKGRIKELEQQLQETSREAEMERALLQGEREAEAARLRQEQEAVQQLQEKLSSLDASIRKERDKERAKVDAERKELEQLRALYHESKSHLDKCPESMREQLREQMRREAEALEMEAKLFEDLEFQQLERESHLEEEREARGQQLLQSRAECHRSIARRKERVAALDAQAAQIRLQSAQEAERLARERNSVLQLLQKEKEKLVSLERRYQLVTGGRSFPKMSSALREETLHISEPYELLEGTKPLSPPPAAAASLASPATRSYPKAQEEYMRLSDVFRFCSNAHGPSLDTKASAAAPAATQRSFLLAVPPTADEYVTVEQLSGILGSLRAPAASPLGCAPPAPSSSGCAAPPPPLPSLSSPSISAEMEQQLLGGPVWLPALDLEKWYQEVMAGFETSSSSVSPPSSPPPLPAKAHSCHKPLQVYRAKTESDVSALAPRMKSGTPSSSQLNLSVLGRSPSPKGPPSPAGSLPRNLVATLQDIETKRQLALQQKAELLPAEPLQPGDLPGQQVIEEQKRRLAELKQKAAAEAQSQWEALHGQPPFPAAFPPLVHHSILHHHRPHGVGPRAEELDHAYDTLSLESSDSMETSISTGNNSACSPDNISSASGMEAGKIEEMEKMLKEAHAEKSRLMESREREMELRRQALEDERRRREQLERRLQDETARRQKLVEKEVKLREKHFSQARPLTRYLPIRKEDFDLRLHIESSGHSVDTCYHVILTEKMCKGYLVKMGGKIKSWKKRWFVFDRMKRTLSYYVDKHETKLKGVIYFQAIEEVYYDHLRSAAKSPNPALTFCVKTHDRLYYMVAPSAEAMRIWMDVIVTGAEGYTQFMN
- the PHLDB1 gene encoding pleckstrin homology-like domain family B member 1 isoform X10, which produces MGTLPRTVPLGARARTRWQQPVPENARHLQVGTMEASGRTPASPTRRVQTIIQNSPLDLIDTGKGLKVQTEKPHLVSLGSGRLSTAITLLPLEEGRTTIGTAARDIVLQGPGLAPQHCYIENVRGTLTLHPCGNACAIDGVPLRRPTRLTQGCTICLGQATFLRFNHPAEAKWMKSMIPAGGRSPAALYGLPAKPEALVNGGRQPSERGCPSHSSLVSSIEKDLQDIMDSLVLEEPASPGGKKPPARGRSPLSPMVNGGGRCLLSPPPSPGATSGGSSYENFSPLSSPASSGGYTSPSPSSQEQGPAMPPLVPLRSSSYNHAVQPPAQRPHPTPGGGPGEPWPAERLGDSQTGSPRLTPRVAPQPRAALQERPPSPFRELRDPLAPSRQPAGRAVPEARLQPPESPRAARRNVESMRELPPLSPSLSRRAVSPRAAPDAPSPQPRLGREVLGSPRARRKGLEEPRVAGSPSPPLPAETPQRRPSFGASLSPAYGLGSPAVPSPRQSPRAPRKPLGDPRPPAGPRERKNSITEISDNEDELLEYHRRQRQERVREQEMERLERQRLETILNLCAEYTKTDGTEPGDVHRLLAGDADAGRRVPRGAVALGRAAEELRQRESLERSDEENLKEECSSTESTHHEHEELAGPRAKEAQRLEEERAGVLGRLDQLKGRIKELEQQLQETSREAEMERALLQGEREAEAARLRQEQEAVQQLQEKLSSLDASIRKERDKERAKVDAERKELEQLRALYHESKSHLDKCPESMREQLREQMRREAEALEMEAKLFEDLEFQQLERESHLEEEREARGQQLLQSRAECHRSIARRKERVAALDAQAAQIRLQSAQEAERLARERNSVLQLLQKEKEKLVSLERRYQLVTGGRSFPKMSSALREVYRAKTESDVSALAPRMKSGTPSSSQLNLSVLGRSPSPKLTACRPAQGPPSPAGSLPRNLVATLQDIETKRQLALQQKAELLPAEPLQPGDLPGQQVIEEQKRRLAELKQKAAAEAQSQWEALHGQPPFPAAFPPLVHHSILHHHRPHGVGPRAEELDHAYDTLSLESSDSMETSISTGNNSACSPDNISSASGMEAGKIEEMEKMLKEAHAEKSRLMESREREMELRRQALEDERRRREQLERRLQDETARRQKLVEKEVKLREKHFSQARPLTRYLPIRKEDFDLRLHIESSGHSVDTCYHVILTEKMCKGYLVKMGGKIKSWKKRWFVFDRMKRTLSYYVDKHETKLKGVIYFQAIEEVYYDHLRSAAKSPNPALTFCVKTHDRLYYMVAPSAEAMRIWMDVIVTGAEGYTQFMN
- the PHLDB1 gene encoding pleckstrin homology-like domain family B member 1 isoform X4: MGTLPRTVPLGARARTRWQQPVPENARHLQVGTMEASGRTPASPTRRVQTIIQNSPLDLIDTGKGLKVQTEKPHLVSLGSGRLSTAITLLPLEEGRTTIGTAARDIVLQGPGLAPQHCYIENVRGTLTLHPCGNACAIDGVPLRRPTRLTQGCTICLGQATFLRFNHPAEAKWMKSMIPAGGRSPAALYGLPAKPEALVNGGRQPSERGCPSHSSLVSSIEKDLQDIMDSLVLEEPASPGGKKPPARGRSPLSPMVNGGGRCLLSPPPSPGATSGGSSYENFSPLSSPASSGGYTSPSPSSQEQGPAMPPLVPLRSSSYNHAVQPPAQRPHPTPGGGPGEPWPAERLGDSQTGSPRLTPRVAPQPRAALQERPPSPFRELRDPLAPSRQPAGRAVPEARLQPPESPRAARRNVESMRELPPLSPSLSRRAVSPRAAPDAPSPQPRLGREVLGSPRARRKGLEEPRVAGSPSPPLPAETPQRRPSFGASLSPAYGLGSPAVPSPRQSPRAPRKPLGDPRPPAGPRERKNSITEISDNEDELLEYHRRQRQERVREQEMERLERQRLETILNLCAEYTKTDGTEPGDVHRLLAGDADAGRRVPRGAVALGRAAEELRQRESLERSDEENLKEECSSTESTHHEHEELAGPRAKEAQRLEEERAGVLGRLDQLKGRIKELEQQLQETSREAEMERALLQGEREAEAARLRQEQEAVQQLQEKLSSLDASIRKERDKERAKVDAERKELEQLRALYHESKSHLDKCPESMREQLREQMRREAEALEMEAKLFEDLEFQQLERESHLEEEREARGQQLLQSRAECHRSIARRKERVAALDAQAAQIRLQSAQEAERLARERNSVLQLLQKEKEKLVSLERRYQLVTGGRSFPKMSSALREETLHISEPYELLEGTKPLSPPPAAAASLASPATRSYPKAQEEYMRLSDVFRFCSNAHGPSLDTKASAAAPAATQRSFLLAVPPTADEYVTVEQLSGILGSLRAPAASPLGCAPPAPSSSGCAAPPPPLPSLSSPSISAEMEQQLLGGPVWLPALDLEKWYQEVMAGFETSSSSVSPPSSPPPLPAKAHSCHKPLQVYRAKTESDVSALAPRMKSGTPSSSQLNLSVLGRSPSPKGPPSPAGSLPRNLVATLQDIETKRQLALQQKGQQVIEEQKRRLAELKQKAAAEAQSQWEALHGQPPFPAAFPPLVHHSILHHHRPHGVGPRAEELDHAYDTLSLESSDSMETSISTGNNSACSPDNISSASGMEAGKIEEMEKMLKEAHAEKSRLMESREREMELRRQALEDERRRREQLERRLQDETARRQKLVEKEVKLREKHFSQARPLTRYLPIRKEDFDLRLHIESSGHSVDTCYHVILTEKMCKGYLVKMGGKIKSWKKRWFVFDRMKRTLSYYVDKHETKLKGVIYFQAIEEVYYDHLRSAAKSPNPALTFCVKTHDRLYYMVAPSAEAMRIWMDVIVTGAEGYTQFMN